The following coding sequences lie in one Heyndrickxia oleronia genomic window:
- a CDS encoding 1,4-dihydroxy-2-naphthoate polyprenyltransferase codes for MSSHSSPLVKPDKGWRIWWQLTRPHTLTASFVPVLLGTAFAMQNSKIDIPIFIAMLVACLLIQAATNMFNEYYDYARGLDHEESVGIGGAIVRNGVKPKTVLNLALIFYGISALLGLYIIISSSWWIAVIGAICMAVGYFYTGGPLPIAYTPFGEIISGFFMGIVIILISYFIQTGNITTDSILISIPIFILVGAIMLSNNIRDLDGDKENGRKTVAILIGRKNAITLLATMFIVSYLWLIVLVLMQIVTPWTLITLLSLPMPIKAVRGFIGKTEPIQMVPAMKATAQTNTFFGLLVTIGLFISFLIK; via the coding sequence ATGAGTTCACATTCTTCACCATTGGTGAAACCAGACAAAGGATGGCGAATTTGGTGGCAATTAACGCGACCCCATACGCTTACTGCTTCTTTTGTCCCTGTATTATTAGGGACAGCCTTTGCCATGCAAAACTCAAAGATTGATATTCCAATATTCATTGCGATGCTAGTGGCTTGCCTACTAATACAGGCAGCGACAAATATGTTTAATGAGTATTACGATTATGCTAGAGGACTAGACCATGAAGAATCAGTTGGAATTGGCGGTGCCATTGTCCGAAATGGTGTAAAACCAAAAACTGTTCTTAATCTTGCTCTGATTTTCTATGGGATCTCTGCATTATTAGGACTGTATATTATCATCAGTAGTTCCTGGTGGATTGCAGTTATTGGAGCCATATGTATGGCTGTTGGTTATTTTTATACTGGAGGACCCTTACCAATTGCATATACCCCTTTTGGAGAAATTATTTCAGGGTTCTTTATGGGGATTGTTATTATACTAATTTCTTATTTTATTCAAACCGGTAATATTACGACAGATAGCATTCTTATCTCTATTCCTATATTCATTTTAGTAGGAGCAATTATGTTATCCAATAACATTCGTGATTTAGATGGAGATAAGGAAAATGGACGGAAAACAGTTGCTATTCTAATAGGAAGAAAAAATGCAATTACATTACTTGCTACGATGTTTATAGTCTCATATCTATGGTTAATTGTTTTAGTGCTAATGCAGATCGTCACACCATGGACTCTCATTACACTTTTAAGCCTTCCAATGCCTATTAAAGCAGTAAGAGGCTTCATTGGAAAGACAGAACCTATTCAAATGGTTCCTGCGATGAAAGCAACAGCTCAAACAAATACTTTCTTTGGTTTACTAGTAACAATTGGGCTTTTCATTTCATTTCTTATCAAGTAG